GTCACGGGGGCGGACGCCGCCGACCCCGCCGTCCTGGACCGCGTGGTCGGCGCGGCGGACCTCGTCGTCGCCTCGCCGGGCTGGCCGCCGTCGGCGCCGCTGCTGGTGGCCGCCGCCGCGGCCGGCGTGCCCGTGTGGAGCGAGGTCGAGCTCGCGTGGCGCCTGCGCGCCGGGGCCCCCTGGCTCGCGGTGACCGGCACCAACGGCAAGACGACCACCGTGCGGATGCTCGCGTCGATCCTGTCCGCTGCCGGGCTGCGCACCGCCACCGTCGGCAACGTCGGCACCCCCGTGCTCGAGGCCGCGCAGGACCCCACGCTCGACGTCCTCGCGGTGGAGCTGTCCAGCTTCCAGCTCCACTTCACGCACACCATGGCGGTGCAGGCCGGGGCCGTGCTCAACGTCGCCCCCGACCACCTCGACTGGCACGGCGGCCTCGACGCCTACGCCGCCGCCAAGGGCCGCGTCTACGCCGGTGCCGAGGTCGCGTGCGTCTACAACGTGGCCGACCCGCGCACCGCGGACCTCGTGCGCGCCGCCGACGTCGCCGAGGGGGCGCTCGCGGTCGGCTTCACGCTCGGCGCGCCGGGGCCGGGCCAGGTCGGGCTCGTCGAGGACGTCCTGGTCGACCGGGCGTTCCACGCCCCGCAGGGGTCGCGCGAACGGGCCCGCACCGCCGCCGAGCTCGGCACCCTCGACGACCTCGCGCACCTCGGCCCGCACGGGGCCCCGCCGCACGTCGTGGCGAACGCCCTGGCGGCCGCCGCGCTGGCCCGGGCCCACGGCGTCGACGCGCGCGCCGTGCGCGACGGCCTGCGGGCTTTCCGTCCCGACGCGCACCGGGTCGCGGTCGTCCGGGTCCTCGACGAGGTCACGTACGTCGACGACTCCAAGGCGACCAACGCCCACGCGGCCGCGGCGTCGCTGGCGTCGTGCGCGCCCGGCACCACGGTGTGGGTGGCCGGCGGCCTCGCCAAGGGCGCCCGGTTCGACGACCTCGTGTCGTCCCGCGCCGACCGGCTGCGCGCCGCCGTGGTCATCGGCACCGACCCGGAGCCGTTCACCGACGCGCTGGCCCGACACGCGCCCGAGGTCCCCGTCGTCGTGGTCGACCCCGGCGACACTGGCACCGTGATGCGCCGGGCGGTGGCCGCGGCCCGTGACCTCGCCCGACCGGGCGACACGGTGCTCCTGGCCCCCGCGGGCGCGTCGATGGACCAGTTCACGTCCTACGCGGACCGCGGCGAGGCCTTCGCGGCGGCGGTGCGGGACCTGCCCTAGGAGGACCGGATGGCGGCCACGGCCCCCGCGCGACGGCTGACGGAGCGGCCGTGGCTCGGCCAGTGGAACTCGGCCGCGACGAGCTACTACCTGCTGCTGGGTGCCACGACCCTGCTGCTCGTCATCGGCGTCGTCATGGTGTTCTCCAGCTCGACGGTCACGTCGATCGCGGCCGACCAGGCCCCGTGGACCGAGGGGCTGCAGCAGGCGAAGTTCGCGCTC
This Isoptericola jiangsuensis DNA region includes the following protein-coding sequences:
- the murD gene encoding UDP-N-acetylmuramoyl-L-alanine--D-glutamate ligase, translated to MSGADGLLDGTRVVVAGLGVTGRAVVDAVTGRAASVVTVDAHAPAADVTGADAADPAVLDRVVGAADLVVASPGWPPSAPLLVAAAAAGVPVWSEVELAWRLRAGAPWLAVTGTNGKTTTVRMLASILSAAGLRTATVGNVGTPVLEAAQDPTLDVLAVELSSFQLHFTHTMAVQAGAVLNVAPDHLDWHGGLDAYAAAKGRVYAGAEVACVYNVADPRTADLVRAADVAEGALAVGFTLGAPGPGQVGLVEDVLVDRAFHAPQGSRERARTAAELGTLDDLAHLGPHGAPPHVVANALAAAALARAHGVDARAVRDGLRAFRPDAHRVAVVRVLDEVTYVDDSKATNAHAAAASLASCAPGTTVWVAGGLAKGARFDDLVSSRADRLRAAVVIGTDPEPFTDALARHAPEVPVVVVDPGDTGTVMRRAVAAARDLARPGDTVLLAPAGASMDQFTSYADRGEAFAAAVRDLP